One part of the Hippopotamus amphibius kiboko isolate mHipAmp2 chromosome 14, mHipAmp2.hap2, whole genome shotgun sequence genome encodes these proteins:
- the LOC130835745 gene encoding small ubiquitin-related modifier 2-like, translating to MADEKPKEGVKTENNDHINLKVAGQDGSVVQFKIKRHTPLSELMKACCERQGLSMRQIRFRFDGQPINETDTPAQLEMEDEDTIDVFQQQTGGVY from the coding sequence ATGGCCGACGAAAAGCCCAAAGAAGGAGTCAAGACTGAGAACAACGATCATATTAATTTGAAGGTGGCGGGGCAGGATGGTTCTGTGGTGCAGTTTAAGATTAAGAGGCATACACCACTTAGTGAACTAATGAAAGCCTGTTGTGAACGACAGGGTTTGTCAATGAGGCAGATCAGATTCCGATTTGACGGGCAGCCAATCAATGAAACAGACACACCTGCACAGTTGGAAATGGAGGATGAAGATACAATTGATGTGTTCCAGCAGCAGACAGGAGGTGTCTACTAA